The Rhodococcus opacus B4 genome includes the window GCCAGTGCTGTTCGAGGAACAGGTGGCGGTGCACGCGGTCGACGTAGTCCTCGAGTCCGTCCTCCGGAACCCATTTCAGCGGTCGCGGATCGTTGGGAAACCACAGGCAGAGCTGCCCCCAGTAGTCGTTGTCCGCGCCGAGCGGTGCGGGATAGCGGTGCTTCCATCGGCGCTCGGGTCCGAGGGGAAACGTCAGGGGGTCGCCGTACTCGCGGATGCTGATACGGGCCCGCTCCTTGTGGTAGCCGGCGGTGGCGGTTTCCGGGGGCGGGGCGAAGGTGAGGTCGAGAACGTATCCGCCGATGCGTGGTGCCCAGGCCCGGTCGACGACGATGCCGGCCTGCATCGTCGTCAGCCGGGCGATCGCCCGCCCGGGATCGGCGAACAGGTCGGTCAGCGCGGTGCCCATGCCCGCCCCGGACGGGTCGGTTGCCGGCCACTGGTGGAGGTTGTCGGCCGGCCGGTGCTGGTCCGACTGCCCACGGTGTTCCACGCCGCGAGCGCGGCGCCGGGTGACCGGGGTGTCGCGGCGGGGAAGCTATCGCCGAAAAGGCTGTGCCAGATGTCGATCGCGGCTTCGGTATCGCCATCTGCTTCGAGGTCGAGTGCCTCGGCTGCCCGGGCGGCGAAGTCGGAGAACTTCCCGGCGGCGACTTCACGCTCAGACTGGGACCACTTGACGGTGACGTCGTCATCGCCGGCGGGTTCGATCACCGCACCGCGGACCGCGTTCTTCGCGTGTTCGAGAGACTCCGCGACGGCACGTTTGTCGGTCTTCGTGGTGTGGATCGCCGCGTACGCGAGGGATTCCACCAGGATCCCCTTGACGAAGCCGAGCTGCTCCTCGTGGTTCTTGACCAGCGCCTTGAGCTGGCGGACCTGGTGGACGAAGCGTCCGCCGGTGGCCTGGTTGCGGGTGGCGACGGCGCGGAGCTGGCGTCGGGTGTTGCTGGGCTCCCAGTGCTGCTGATCCCGGTCGCCGATCAGCACGTCGGCGCCGTCGAGGTCGAACGCGGGGACCAGGTCGATGTCGAAGCTGATGTCGGGAAAGGTCACCCGCAGGGCCTTTCCGGACGGCTTGTCACCCTCGTCGAATTCTGCTTCCGGCCACACCGTTTCGATCGCGCGGCGGAACCAGGCCATCGCCGTGGCGGGACCGTCGGGGCCTTGGAGTTGTTCCCAGTGAGTGTCTTTGAGGACGATGACGATATCGACGTCCTTG containing:
- a CDS encoding nucleotidyltransferase domain-containing protein, translated to MGHTVDGAFAEFDRNLNLDPQQREQAQHKHTAIRDVLDDAGFVATSFLQGSFARKTMLAPLKDVDIVIVLKDTHWEQLQGPDGPATAMAWFRRAIETVWPEAEFDEGDKPSGKALRVTFPDISFDIDLVPAFDLDGADVLIGDRDQQHWEPSNTRRQLRAVATRNQATGGRFVHQVRQLKALVKNHEEQLGFVKGILVESLAYAAIHTTKTDKRAVAESLEHAKNAVRGAVIEPAGDDDVTVKWSQSEREVAAGKFSDFAARAAEALDLEADGDTEAAIDIWHSLFGDSFPAATPRSPGAALAAWNTVGSRTSTGRPTTSTSGRQPTRPGRAWAPR